One bacterium genomic window, GGAACGCAAACATTTAATCTTGGTTCTCATACAGAGGCTGTATTCTGGGGATATAATGAGGGATATAATGATGAAAATAGCCTCCTCCCACACTTTGGATACTGGATTAGGGCAATATCGGCCTGTTTGCTTGTATTTCCAAGAATGGAATGGGATGATAGCGAAACAAAAGGAATCTCGCTTTTTGCTTTAAATGATGGCTATGCGAAAATCATTGCAAAATCTGGCGATATTACAAGCAACCTTGTCTTTGGTATTTCTCCTTCTGCATCTGATGGGTTTGATTTAGGCATTGACCTATCTTCTCCACCAAAGGCACTTGATTCCTCCCTTTACCTTTGCTTTAAGGGAGGATATATAAAGGACATAAGAAAGGACAGGGATGATATAACCTGGGATGTTTCTATTTTAGGTAAAAATAATCCCATTGAATTATCATTTGAGGGGATCAGCGGAATAGACAAGGAATATCAAGTATTTTTGGTTGATGGCAATAATGTCTTTGATTTAAGGAAAAATCCAGGCTATACCTTGGATTCTCCAAGAAATTTAAAGATAAGGCTGACAAAAGAGGGTCTTGCTATCCAAGAAAACAAGATTGTAAAAATAGTTTCCTATCCAAACCCATCACAGGGAGAGCTTACATTTTATATTGCCTTAAAGACAAAGGGAGCAAGCTTTAATGTTACAATGTATAACATTGTTGGGCAAAAGGTCTATGAGGGGAATCTTCTACCCGCTCCTGGGAAATCTTGGGAAAGGTTCTCAAAGGAAGAACAAGCATACATCTATGAATCAAAATTTGAAGGAAAGGGCTCACATAACCTGCCATTAGCCTCTGGTTTATACATCTATGAGATAAGGTCTTATGCCCTGAATTCAGAAAACAAAGCTTGTGGAAAGCTCTTAATTAAGAAATAAGCAAACTATACCAAAACAAAATTGGTTTTCAAGTAAATTGGCTCAAGGGAAAAGAGAATGTCTACCATACCTTCCATAATCCCTTTCCCTCCTTCCAGATATTATTCAATGTCTGTGCTTGTTTGAATGTATCCATACACATCCAGAAACCAGAATGGACATATACAGAAAGCTCTTTTTCCTTTGCAAGCTCCCTTAAAGGCTCTTCCTCTAAAATGCTATCAAAAGAGAGATAGCTAAAAATTTTTTTATTAAAGACAAAAAATCCACCATTTATCAAGCCATCCAACATAGGCTTTTCCTTAAAAGATGCTGCTATCCCATCTTTTTCTTCAATTATTCCAAATTGCGATGGTGGATGAATGGCTGTTAAGGTTGCAATTCTCCCTTTTTCCTTGTGAAATTCAAGAAGGCTTTTTATATTGATATTTGAAACGCCATCGCCATATGTAGCCATAAATGTATCTTCTCCAATATATTTTTCTATTTTCTTTATCCTTCCACCTGTATTTGTTTCCTGTCCTGTATCCACAAATGTTATCTTCCAATTAGGAAGGGAATTGGAGGGAAGGAGGGTTTTTTTAGAGGAGGAAAGCTCTAATATAAAATCCTGGCCCATCCAGCTAAAATTAACAAAGAATTCCTTAATCATCTCACCCCTATATCCCAAGCAAAGAATAAAATCATTAAATCCATAATATGAGTAAATCTTCATAATATGCCATAAAATTGGCATATCGCCAATTTTGACAAGGGGTTTTGGTCTAAATTCCGTTTCCTCATTAAGCCTTGTCCCCTTTCCACCGCATAAAATAACAACCTTCATTAGAAAATTATACCCTTCTTCTCTTGATTTGTCAAAAATTTATTGACATAAATATTAGATTAAGATTATATTTTATTTTATGTATCGTTATGGTGATAAGGATAATTTAATATGTAGCTTCTGCGGAAGGGGAAAGGATGAGGTAGAAAGACTGGTGGCTGGGCCTGGAATATTCATCTGTAACGAATGTATTAAATCTTGCAATAATATATTAGGGGAAGAGGAAGAAGAAAAGAAAGAAAAAAAATTTGTCCTTCTTAAGCCAAAGGAGATAAAAGCATTTCTTGATAAATATGTTATTGGACAACAAATGGCAAAAAAGGCTTTGTCTGTTGCTGTATATAACCATTATAAAAGAATAACAAGTAGCATAGAAGATGATGTTGAGATTGAAAAGACAAACATCCTCCTTATTGGTCCAACAGGTGTAGGAAAAACCCTTCTTGCTTCAACCCTTGCTAGAATATTAAATGTTCCATTTTGTATTGCAGATGCCACATCATTAACCGAGGCAGGGTATGTTGGAGAGGATGTTGAGAATATTTTATTAAGGCTTATCCAATCTGCGGGTGGGAATATAAAGAAAGCAGAAAAGGGGATTATATATATTGACGAAATAGATAAGATTGCAAGGAAAAGCCAGGATTCGCCCTCTATTACAAGGGATGTTTCTGGAGAGGGCGTTCAGCAGGCACTGTTGAAGATTTTAGAGGGAACAATTGCCTATATTCCACCACAGGGTGGAAGAAAACATCCACATCAGGAGCTTATTCCTATAAATACAAGCAAGATATTGTTTATCTGTGGAGGTGCATTTATTGGCCTTGAGGATGTTGTTAAAGCAAGGCTGGGGAAGCAATCCATTGGGTTTGGAAAGGGATTAAAAGAAGAAGATAGCTTTGTTTGTCTTTCAAGGCTTATTCCTGATGACTTGTTAAAATATGGGCTTATCCCAGAATTTGTAGGAAGGCTTCCTTTAGTTAGCATTCTTTCTCCATTAACACTAGCTGATATGATAAGAATCTTGGAGGAGCCAAAAAATTCCTTAATAAAGCAATATAAAAAGCTCTTTGCTCTTGAGAACACAAATATTGTGTTTGAAAAATCTGCCATAAAAACAATTGCTGAAATAGCTTTCTTAAGAAAAACAGGGGCAAGGGCGCTTCGTTCCATAATGGAGGAGATAATGCTTGATCTTATGTATGAAACTCCATCATCAAAGGTTGAAAAGATAGTAATTACAGAAGATATTGTAAGGCAAAAGCTATCCTCTACATGGCTTTTAGAAAAAAGTGCGTAGGTTAAAGATAACCCCTTTTTTTCTTCTTCTTGCAAGCTTTTCCTTTGCAGGTACAGTAACAACAGGGATAATTCTTACGCCAACAGCGAATATTAAAAAGCAAAAAGCAGGATTTGGTGGTGATTTAGGCTTTGTCTATTACATAGGTGATATATTAAGGAAGGAACAAGATAAAACAAATAATCTATATGCCATCAAATCCTTCTATTTCTTTGGTGATGCAAAGGCTTCTCCTTTAGCAAATCCAATAGGTATTGCAATGGGAGGACAAGGATTTGTTGTCTTGCAAGGCTCTCAGCCAGAGGGAGAGTATAATATGGGTGGAGGTGGCAAAATTGGCACAGAAACACAGGTCTTTGGATTTCTTTATCTTGTATTAAGTAAGGAGGTTATGAAAAACGGAACAAGTATTGGTATTCTCTATGGTGGAATAGATAAAATTTTTAATCCAATAATTCATAATCTTGATATTAAGATAAAAGATGAAAATATAGCATATTTTGCCTCCTTAAATACAGAGCTCTTTAAAAGAAAATTTGGAATTGAGGTTATAAGACCAAAAAGCTACAATTATTTCCTTATAAATACATCCATTGATAAATTTTTGGGATTCTCCCTTTCCTATCTTAAAGCATCCTCTATCTCATCCCTAATTGGCTATTTTGGGATAAGGCTTAATGTGTTTTAATTTCCCTTGTATCTTCCTACTTCCCACTTTTATATTTAGTATAAATGTTAATCAGTGGCTGAATAATTACACCAATTTTTGGTATAAAGACAGATGAACACATTTTAATTGCAAATTATAGACTGGAAATTGTAAAATAAAGATATGATTGAAATACGCTGGCATGGTAGAGGAGGACAAGGAGCAAAAACAGCTGCTTTAATCTTTGCTGAAGCAAGCCTTGAAGCTGGAAAATATGTCCAGGCATTTCCAGAATATGGGCCAGAGAGAATGGGAGCACCTGTTTGTGCATTTAATAGGCTTTCTGATGCGCCAATTTCCCTGCATTGTGGGATAAAATCACCAAATATTGTTGTTGTTTTAGACCCAACCCTTATTGACACAGAAAATGTTACCTCTGGTCTTTGTGAAGATGGAATGCTTATTGTCAATACAGGGGATAGCCCATCGGATTTTAAAGTTAAGAAAAATATTGCTCATAAAAACCTTTTTACCGTTGATGCCTCAAAGATTTCCATTGAAACAATGAAGAAAAATATTCCAAATACACCGATGCTTTCTGCATTAGCAAAGGTTTCTTCCCTCCTTCCAATTACAACCCTTATTTCATACACAGAGAAGAAATTAGGAAAGAAGAAAAAGGAGATGCTTGAAGGAAACATTGAAGCAATAAAAAGGGCATATAATGAGGTAATTGGGTAAGACGCTTGCCATATATGGAAGCCCAAGGGAAAATGGAAGGTCAGATAAGGCTTTAAATATCCTCCTTGAAGGAAAAAGTGCTGAAAGGCTCTATATTAGAAATAAAAATATCAAACCCTGCTCTGGCTGCCTTGAATGTATTAAAGCTGGAATATGCAGCATCAAGGACGATATGGAGGAGGTAATCAGAAGCCTTATTTCATCCGATGTAATTATTCTTTCATCACCTGTTTATTTTAAAGGCATTCCTTCCCATCTTAAGGCTATGATTGATAGATGCGAGGTTCTATGGAATAGAAAAATAGAAAAAAAAGGTTCTGGATTTTTTATTCTAACCTGTGAAAAAAAAGAAAATTTCCCTGGATGTATTGATGTTATAAGGGCATTCTTTGCAACAATTGGAGCAAGGCTTATAGATGGAATTATTCTTGCAGATGACGAATCTCTGGAATTGCGAATTTCAGAATACAGTTGTGGTGTTTTTTGAAAAATATATTGAAATTCCTATAAAATAAAGGTATACTAAAGGTAGTTATAACAATGGATGTTGATAGAATTATAAAATTCTGGACAAAAGAAAAGGAGTTAATTCTATAAGATTTATGTAAGATACTATAATTCTGAAAATTTAGCAAGGATCAAGGATACTATAAAGTAATAAAATGGGTATAAAGGTAAAAAATACTACCCTCTCTCTTCCCTTGGAGATTTTAGAGAGGTTTAGGGATTATACAAAAGAGCATTATATACCATCAATAAGCGCGGGAGTAAAAGAAGCATTAGAAGAATACGCGAAAAAGATTGAAAGAGAGAGGCTTTATAAAAAGATGATCGAGGCATCAAAAGACCCCTTGTTTATGAAAGACCTAGAGGATAGCATGAAGGCATTTGAAGCCTCTGATAGAGAAATTACTAAGGCAATGGCAGAATGGTAAGCTATCAATGGGGTATTTTTTGGGCTAATCTTTTTCCAACCAGAGGTTCTGAACAATCAGGAACGCGTCCGGTTCTAGTAATCTCATCAGAAGAGGTTAATCAAGCATTGCCTATTGTTACGGTAATATCATTAACCTCAATAAAACCAGGAAGAAAGGTTTATCCCACTGAGGTATTTTTAAGGGCAAAAGATACAGGCTTACAAAAGGATTCCCTAGCAATGGTACATCAAATAAGGGCAATAAGCAAGGAGAGGATTATAGAAAAATGTGGTAGCATAGAGGGGGATGAGCTAAAAAATGCAATTAGAAAAGCAACAAAAATATATTTGGATATTGAGTAAATAAAATGAAGGACGAGATGAAATTGGAAGATCACACAAGCCCTACCAATAAATACACCGCAGACAAAATTCAGGTATTAGAAGGCCTGGAATGGGTTAGAAAGAGGCCAAGTATGTACATTGGTGATATAAGCACAAGGGGGCTTCATCACCTTGTCTATTCAAAAATAGAACTGAATAGATACTAAAATTTTAGAGGAACAGAGAAAATACTATGGAAGTTGAATTTCTATTTGGACCCTCCCAGAAAACCTTGCATCAGGCGTCTATATCTACCTAATAACAAACAACCAAAGCCAAAAGAAAATGGGAAAGATTTGGAATTATAAAATAAAAAGGCTGTGGTGTTTTTTGAAAAATATATTGAAATTCCTATAAAATAAAGGTATAATATAAGGTAGTTATAACAATGGATGTTGATAAAATTACAAAATTCTGGACAAAAGAAGCTGATGAGTCTTTACAGGTAGCAGGACACCTTTTTGAAAAGAAAGATTATTCTTATAGCCTATTTTTTGGCCATCTTGCTATTGAAAAGCTCCTAAAAGCAATTTATGTTTCAAAAAACAAAGAACATGCGCCTTATATCCATAACCTTCAAAGATTGGCGGAAATATCTAATGTTTCCATATCAGATGATTTAAAAGATAAACTTATAAGAATAACGAGATTTAATATTGAAACTCGGTATCCTGATGAAAAGCGAAAATTCAGAAATCAATGTAGTGAAGAATTTACAAAAAATGAAATGTCTCAAATAGAGGGGCTTTACAAATGGCTGAAATCAATGCTTTAGTAATAGAAAGTGTAAAAAAATTTCTATCAAAATTAAAAGAAGAGGGTATCCACATTGAAAGGTCCTACCTTTATGGTTCTTGTGCAAAGGGGGAGGAAAATAAATGGAGCGATATTGATATTGTTTTAATCTCTCCTGATTTCAGCGATAACCGTTTTGAAGAGGGAATGCGACTAATGAAAATATCATCTACTATTGATAGCAGAATTGAGCCTGTCCCCTTTCGTCCAGATACCTTTGTTGATGAAGACCCATTGGTATGGGAGGTAAAAAAACAAGGAATATTACTGGAATGAGATTATTGTAAAATGGCAAATAAAGACAGCTTAAACCTTAACGACAAATACACCGCAGACAAAATTCAGGTATTAGAGGGTCTGGAAGGGGTTAGGAAAAGGCCAAGTATGTATATTGGTGATATAAGCTCAAGGGGGCTTCATCACCTTGTCTATGAGGTTGTTGATAATTCCATTGATGAGGTAATGGTAGGAGAATGCACAAATATTGATGTTATAATTCACAAGAACAATAGCGTTAGCGTAGAGGACAATGGAAGGGGCATTCCTGTTGATGTGCATCCAATCCATAAGAAGCCAGCCCTTGAGATTGTTATGTGCACCCTACATGCAGGAGGAAAGTTTGACTCTGGTGCATATAAAATATCAGGAGGATTACACGGTGTTGGTGTCTCTGTGGTTAATGGCTTGTCTACATCGCTCAAGGGAGAGGTATTCAGGGATGGAAAAATTTATACCCAAAGCTATGAAAAGGGCATTCCCATTACAGAGCTTAAAATTACAGGAAAAACAAAGAAAAAAGGGACAAAGATAACATTTCTGCCTGATTCTTCTATCTTTGAAAATATTGTTTTCTCATTTGAAACCCTCTCCCATAGATTAAGGGAGCTTGCATTTTTGAACAAGGGAATAAAAATAACCATATTGGATGAGAGGGACGGCAAAATAGAAACATTTTGTTATAAGGGAGGGATTCAGGAATTTGTCATCCTTCTTTTAAAGGAAAAAAAAGCCCTCCATAAGCCCATATACTTTGAAAAGATAAGGGAAGATACCTCCTTAGATGTTTGTCTTTGCTATTCTGATGATTATGTAACAAATATTCTTTCTTATGTGAATACCATAAATACAGAGGAGGGAGGAACCCATCTTTCTGGCCTTAAATCAGCCTTAACAAGGGCAATAAATGATTATGCAAGGAGGAATAAATTTGTAAAGGAGAATGAACAGGGTTTATCTGGTGATGATATAAGGGAAGGTCTTAATGCTGTTATTAGTATAAAGATGAAAAACCCTCAATTTGAAGGCCAGACAAAGACAAAGCTTGGAAATTCAGAGATAAAAGGTTTGGTTGATTCCCTTGTCTACGAGGAGCTTGTATCATTCTTTGATGAAAATCCATCTATTGCAAGAAAGATTGTAGAAAAGGGGCTATTGGCATCAAAGGCAAGGGAGGCGGCAAGGAAGGCAAAGGAGCTTGTAAGGAAAAAGGGCGATGAGCTTGGAATGCTTTGCGGAAAGCTTGCAGATTGCTCTTCAAAGAATCCAGAAGAATGCGAGCTTTATATTGTTGAGGGCGATAGCGCCGGTGGCTCGGCAAAGCAAGGAAGGGATAGGAAATTTCAGGCAATCCTTCCTTTAAAGGGAAAAATTCTTAATGTTGAAAAGGCTAGATTTGAAAAAATGCTTCATAATGAGGAGATAAAAGCCCTTATATCTTCTATTGGGTGCGGCATTTCGCAATCTGATGAAGATTTTGACATTTCAAAGCTTAGATACCATAAGATAATAATTATGACAGATGCAGATGTTGATGGTTCGCATATAAGAACCCTCCTCCTTACTTTATTTTACAGGTATCTTAAAATTCTTATTGTTGATGGCTATGTTTATATCGCAAAGCCACCCCTTTATTGCTTAAGGAAAAAGAATGAGGAACATTACCTTTATTCTGAAGAGGAAAAGGATAGGCTTACATCAAAAATGAAACCTGATTTTGTCCTTCAAAGATATAAAGGGCTAGGTGAGATGAACCCAGAACAATTATGGAAGACAACAATGGATCCCGATGTAAGAAAGATGGTAAGGATAAGCATTGAGGATGCCTATGAGGCAGAAAAGACCTTTTCCCTCCTTATGGGGGAGAAGGTTCTTCCTAGAAAGAATTTTATTACACAACATGCAAAGGAGGTAAAAAACCTAGATGTATAAGCCCACAACCAAAATTGAACTGGTGACCTCATCCTTACCAGGGAGAAACAGGGGTTTTTTACATTTCTCCTTATTTTTCTAAATTCTTGTAAATTCTAACTTTTGTGTTTCTGTAAAGAGAGGAGATTTAAGAAAGGTGAATAGTTACGGTTTAACTTTATTGCAAGATTGATAGCGCTAATCATACTAGATGGATTTGCCTTATTTTTACCTGCAATGTCAAATGCACAGCCATGGTCAGGCGATGTCCTTATAAATGGAATGCCAATTGTTAAATTTACAGCCCTATCAAATGCAAGTAATTTAAGGGGAATAAGCCCCTGGTCATGATACATAGCAACGAAGCAATCAAATCCTTCTTTTAAAAATGCTGTATCTGGAGGAAAGGGACCAAATGCCCTTATCCCATTGTTATTTGCCTTATCTATTGCCTCTTTTATTCTCCCTTCTTCTTTTCCCATTATTTTATCCTCTCCACTATGAGGGTTAAACCCAAGAACACAAATCTTTGGCTCTTTTATCCTGAAATACCCTACCAAGCTATTATGTGTAAGCCTTATTGTCTCATAAACCATTTTTTCTGTAATCATTCTACAAACCTTTGATAATGGGATATGAATTGTTGCAAGGACGATCTTTAGATTTCCTGCCACAAACATCATTCCAACATTTCTTCTTGTAAGATGGGCAAGAAGGTCAGTATGACCCATAAATTTGCATCCTGCCTTTTGTATTGCAGATTTGCATATTGGCCCTGTAACCATTGCATCAATTTTCTTTTCCTTTATTAGCTTAAATGCCTCCATTATGTAATCTAATGATGCCTTCCCTGTTTCAGCAGACGGCTCTCCCATTACAAGGGTTTTAGGATTAATGTTTTTAAGGTCTAAAATCTCTGCTTTATCTGTAGAAATTACCCTTTTGTCTCCAATTACAATAAAATTAGCCTTTTGGGTAATGTTAGTAGAAAGGGCTTTTAAAACAACCTCAGGCCCAATACCAGAAGGGTCTCCAATGGTTATGCCAATGCTTGGTTTTTTCAAAGGGAGATAGAAAGCCCGGCGTCAATAGCAATTACCTCTCCTGTGATATATGAGGCATCATCTGATGCGAGAAATGCAACAATGCCTGCAATATCCTCTGGCTTTCCAAATCTTTTAAGGGGAATCCTTTCAATTATCTTATTTCTCATTTCATCGCTTAATTTTTGTGTCATCTCTGTATCTATAAAACCAGGTGCAATGGCATTTACCGTGATATTCCTTCCTGCAAGCTCTTTTGCAAGGCTCTTTGTTAAAGCAATCAACCCTCCTTTTGATGCAGCATAATTTGCTTGTCCAATATTTCCCATTATCCCAATTATTGATGAAATATTTATTATTTTTCCCCTTCTTTGCTTTATCATAATCTTTGAAACCTCACGGGAGCATAAGAATGCACCCTTAAGATTTATATCCAAAACCCTATCCCAATCATCATCAGACATTCTAATGGATAAACCATCCCTTGTTATCCCTGCATTATTAACCAAAACATCAATTGTTTCTGCCTCTTTTATTATCTTTTCTATCCCCTCTTTTATTTCTAAAGATGAGGTTATATCACATTTAAGGAAAATTTCATCTTTAACTGGCTCTTTTGGGGGCTCTATATCAAAATTTGCTATTCTATAATTTGAAGAAAGCCTTTCTGCAATTGCCCTTCCTATTCCCCTACTTCCTCCTGTTATTAAGGCAAGCATTACCAGCGGTAGTGGGAAAATGCCTTGTTTGCCTCTGCCATTTTGTGGGTATCTTGTTTCTTCTTTATAGATGCTCCTGTATTATTTGAGGCATCAATAAGCTCTAATGCAAGCTTCTCATTCATAGGCTTTCCCTTTTTTAGCTTTGCATTTTGTATTATCCATTTAAAGGCAAGGAATATGCTTCTATTTTCAGGAACAGCCATTGGAACCTGATATGTTGCACCACCAACCCTTCTTGGCTTAACAGCAATCCTTGGACGGACATTATCAATTGCTGTTTTAAATATTGCCAAAGGGTCTTTGTTAAGCTTATTTTTCATAATATCAAAGGCGTTATAGACTATTGCTTCAGCCAGGCTTTTCTTTCCCCTTCTCATTATACAATTGATGAAATGGGCGACAAGGGGGCTTTGATATATAGGATCTGCCATCCTTTTTGGAGGTTTGCTATAATTTCTCTTTCTTGGCATTTATTTCACCCTCTCTATTAGCTGTTTAAAACCCTCTTTATCTTTAACAGCCATATCAGCCAATATTTTTCTATTAAGCTCTATTCCCTTTTTTAAAAGCATATTTATAAATTTGCTATATGTAAGACCATAAAGCCGTAAAGCTATGTTTATCCTTAATATCCAAAGACGGCGCATCTGTCTTTTTCTTAAGCGTCTATGGGAATAGGCATATGTACCAGCTTTAACCGTTGCCTCCTTTGCAAGCTTATACCAATTTTTTCTAGCACCCCAATACCCTTTTGTAAGCTTATGTATCTTATTGTGCCTTTTCCTCTTTGTAACAGATGATTTTACCCTCATTTTGGTTTCTTTGCTCCATACCTTGACCTTGCCTTCTTTCTATTGGCAACGCCCAAAGCATCATGAACACCCCTTATTGTATGATACCTTACACCTGGAAGGTCTTTCACCCTTCCACCATGGATAAGGACAACAGAATGCTCCTGAAGGTTATGTCCAATGCCAGGAATATAAGATGTAACCTCATAGCCAGATGTAAGCCGAACCCTTGCTACCTTTCTTAAGGCAGAATTTGGCTTCTTTGGCGTTGTTGTATAGACCCTCACGCAAACACCCTTCCTTTGAGGACATTCCTTTAAGGCACGGGTCTTTTTCTTTACCTCTATCTTCTTTCTTCCGTTCCTTACCAATTGATTTATTGTTGGCATAATTTTAACATTTTACAATCTTCTTTATTTCCTGTCAAGATTTTTTCTTTTAATGTAGTTATAATTGTTAGCCAATAAACAACTTTTATGACAAATGCTTTACTTTATCCACATCTTTTGCAATGCATCCATTGGAATTTCTGTTAAGCCTTTAATTATTATTTTATCAGAAATAACATAGCCAATGTGGTATGCTTCATGCAATGTATCCTTTATTTTATTCTCAAAGCCTTTTTTTACCTCCAGAATAAAGCCAGGGGTTTCGGAAAAAAGCCTTTTGTCTTCCCTTATATCGCCAATTCCTTCAAGAGATATTTCTGCTCCTAAATTACTCAATAAGCTCATCTCAATGATTGATGTTATCATCCCGCCATCTGATATATCGTGGCAGGAGAGGATTGTGCCATCTAGGATTAAGTCTATTATCTTATGGACATTCTCCCTTTCTTTTTTTAAATCTGGCTTTGGGATATTCCTTCCAATAAAACCAAGTGTCTGGTAATAAACAGAACCTCCCAGCTCATCCTTCCTTTCTCCAATAAGGAATAGGGGGTTTCCAGCTTCTTTAAATTCCATTGTCCTTGCCTTGCCTATATCATCAATTATTCCAAAGCAAGCAATGATGGGTGATGGAGGGATGGAAATTCCAGAGGAAGACTCATTATAAAAGCTTACATTGCCAGAGACAACAGGGATTGAAAATGCTTTGCAAGCATCAGCAATTCCCCTTACGGCCTCCTTAAATTGCCAAAAAGCATCGGGTTTTTCAGGATTTCCATAATTTAAGCAATCTGTAATGCAAACAGGTGTTGCACCAATGGATGCAACATTTCGCATAGCTTCTGCCACAGCATTTATAGCCTGGAAATATGGGTCAATAATCCCATAAAATGGATTTCCATCACAAGAGGTAGCAACGCCAACAGAGATTCCCTTATCAATTAAAGGTGCTATTAGGCTTGCATCTGCCTCCCCTGGTCTTATGACAGTATGGCCTTGAACCTCTGTATCATATGTCTGATATATCCATTTCTTTGATTTGATATTTGGGTGGGAGATGACATTTAATATTGTCTCTTTTAAATCTGACATCTTAAAATCTGGCTCATTGTATTTACATTTAATGGGTTTTTCTTTCCTTTTGTAAGATATTCCACAGGTTAAGAAATCAATGGGTAAATCGCAAACAATTGTCTCATTATGTTTTAAAATATACCTCTTTTCATTTATTACCCTTCCAATCACTGCTGCTTTTGCACCCTCTGAGATATTGGGGAGCTCCCAGGTTTCATTGTATATCCTTAAGACATCGGGGATAATTTCATCTGGGATTGCCATTATAAACCTTTCCTGTGTTTCAGACCCTGCAATGACCTCTGGCAGAAGCCCTTTTACCTGCGGAACATCCGAAAGCTCAATTTCTATACCAAAATTCCCTCCAATCTCGGATGTGCCACAAGCCAAACCTCCTCCACCCAAATCTTTAAATGCAATCCCTATGTTTCTTTTCCTTACAAGTTTAAATAGCTCCCTATTTGCCTTAAAGAGGACATTCTTTAGAAATGGGTCTGGAACCTGAACAGCCTCCTTCCTTTCCTTTGTGCTATCTAAAACCTCTGATGCAAAGGATGCTCCGCAAAATCCAGATTGGTCTGTTGGCTTTCCAATAATGACAATGGAATATGGAATATTCTTTGCTCTTTCTGGTATCCTTGAATGAATTATATTTTCTTCCTCCACAATGCCTAGGGCAACAAC contains:
- the fabG gene encoding 3-oxoacyl-[acyl-carrier-protein] reductase, which produces MLALITGGSRGIGRAIAERLSSNYRIANFDIEPPKEPVKDEIFLKCDITSSLEIKEGIEKIIKEAETIDVLVNNAGITRDGLSIRMSDDDWDRVLDINLKGAFLCSREVSKIMIKQRRGKIINISSIIGIMGNIGQANYAASKGGLIALTKSLAKELAGRNITVNAIAPGFIDTEMTQKLSDEMRNKIIERIPLKRFGKPEDIAGIVAFLASDDASYITGEVIAIDAGLSISL
- the rpsG gene encoding 30S ribosomal protein S7, whose amino-acid sequence is MPRKRNYSKPPKRMADPIYQSPLVAHFINCIMRRGKKSLAEAIVYNAFDIMKNKLNKDPLAIFKTAIDNVRPRIAVKPRRVGGATYQVPMAVPENRSIFLAFKWIIQNAKLKKGKPMNEKLALELIDASNNTGASIKKKQDTHKMAEANKAFSHYRW
- the rplT gene encoding 50S ribosomal protein L20, whose product is MRVKSSVTKRKRHNKIHKLTKGYWGARKNWYKLAKEATVKAGTYAYSHRRLRKRQMRRLWILRINIALRLYGLTYSKFINMLLKKGIELNRKILADMAVKDKEGFKQLIERVK
- the purL gene encoding phosphoribosylformylglycinamidine synthase subunit PurL, with the translated sequence MNTNDRSLIKKLKSLNISLTIDEVEKIEKAIGRELTIVELYIFNAEWSEHCSYKSSRKALKALPTDAPQVVLGPGSDAGIVRLHGKYCLVVSHESHNHPSQVLPYEGAATGVGGIVRDINCMGAEVIGVCDSLRFGDNEYIIRGVIEGIGGYGNPLGVPNLGGDTYFSSLFNENCLVNVVALGIVEEENIIHSRIPERAKNIPYSIVIIGKPTDQSGFCGASFASEVLDSTKERKEAVQVPDPFLKNVLFKANRELFKLVRKRNIGIAFKDLGGGGLACGTSEIGGNFGIEIELSDVPQVKGLLPEVIAGSETQERFIMAIPDEIIPDVLRIYNETWELPNISEGAKAAVIGRVINEKRYILKHNETIVCDLPIDFLTCGISYKRKEKPIKCKYNEPDFKMSDLKETILNVISHPNIKSKKWIYQTYDTEVQGHTVIRPGEADASLIAPLIDKGISVGVATSCDGNPFYGIIDPYFQAINAVAEAMRNVASIGATPVCITDCLNYGNPEKPDAFWQFKEAVRGIADACKAFSIPVVSGNVSFYNESSSGISIPPSPIIACFGIIDDIGKARTMEFKEAGNPLFLIGERKDELGGSVYYQTLGFIGRNIPKPDLKKERENVHKIIDLILDGTILSCHDISDGGMITSIIEMSLLSNLGAEISLEGIGDIREDKRLFSETPGFILEVKKGFENKIKDTLHEAYHIGYVISDKIIIKGLTEIPMDALQKMWIK
- the rpsL gene encoding 30S ribosomal protein S12; this translates as MPTINQLVRNGRKKIEVKKKTRALKECPQRKGVCVRVYTTTPKKPNSALRKVARVRLTSGYEVTSYIPGIGHNLQEHSVVLIHGGRVKDLPGVRYHTIRGVHDALGVANRKKARSRYGAKKPK